The following coding sequences lie in one Carcharodon carcharias isolate sCarCar2 chromosome 5, sCarCar2.pri, whole genome shotgun sequence genomic window:
- the LOC121278006 gene encoding N-acylneuraminate-9-phosphatase isoform X2, producing MPKSTDQVKNLLISRHGYEESAADLIIEKFNTKLEKERADSSTEIDIDEERTLFLELAIQETNGHKLDQGLATECYLLWKSTRLQNIHIPDEVQAMLRELHQSYKLLLLTNGSSSVQREKINVCQCEQYFDLIVIGGEHQEQKPARSIFQECFRLLGVKPDACVMIGDNLKTDIEGGVNAGVCATIWINNNNGKLDKESAVPDYTVKSVLDVKGILENIKCKF from the coding sequence GTTAAGAACTTATTGATATCACGACATGGTTATGAAGAATCTGCTGCTGACCTGATTATTGAGAAATTTAATACTAAGTTAGAGAAAGAGCGTGCTGATTCCTCTACCGAGATAGATATTGATGAAGAGCGCACGTTATTTTTGGAATTGGCTATACAAGAAACAAATGGGCATAAACTAGACCAGGGTTTGGCTACTGAATGTTATCTTCTGTGGAAAAGTACAAGACTCCAAAACATTCATATCCCTGATGAGGTGCAGGCCATGTTGAGGGAGCTGCATCAGTCTTACAAGCTGCTTTTATTAACCAATGGGAGTTCCTCAGTACAACGGGAGAAGATTAATGTTTGTCAGTGCGAGCAGTACTTTGACCTGATTGTTATAGGCGGTGAACACCAGGAGCAGAAACCAGCTCGCTCTATTTTCCAGGAATGTTTCAGGCTTTTGGGAGTGAAGCCTGATGCCTGCGTGATGATCGGTGACAATCTAAAGACAGACATTGAAGGCGGGGTGAATGCTGGTGTTTGTGCAACTATCTGGATAAACAACAATAATGGGAAACTTGACAAAGAGAGTGCAGTGCCTGACTATACTGTGAAATCTGTACTAGATGTTAAgggtattttggaaaatattaaaTGTAAATTTTAA